The Daucus carota subsp. sativus chromosome 7, DH1 v3.0, whole genome shotgun sequence genome window below encodes:
- the LOC108196917 gene encoding uncharacterized protein LOC108196917 isoform X4 encodes MSGTTSRSCSSSSGGANKNHDARGGEANPPPPNTSFEKPSNVEGEQTWVMNGGVNSDSSSNADLPANGGADVQLGVKQAVVASQKSTRSVREATATNVPAVSSSIMASSTLVEGGGFPLQFGSVSPALMQVPHPTSSTPPNMDNQKRDQALYNDYLRAAPVLRQLEGILDKLTPQTFDRLFEQVKQVNIDNSGTLAGVIFLIHDRALMKPAFCKIYADFCYRLSRELPDFSENNEKITFKRLLINKCQEEFERGESEQEEANRPEEEEAETKQSDEEGRKKRIQARRRKLGNIILIGELYKKKMLTERIMHECIKKLLIQYQNPDEEDAEILCELMSTIGRMIDHPKAKVHMDAYFDKMAKLSNNMKLSSRVRFMLTDLIDLRKNQWQQRWKAEGPKKIEKVHREAANARQTQSNWFTGRPSMGFSYRRQQSIDYASGGSSISHAAARGAYGAHSDLHGGVDAQVSVKPAIMSSQNITRGGPKVPAVNASAVSSSIMPPSTLVKGEGFPLQLGSTSSGSMQVTARTSSALPNLDEQKQEQARYDFVRAAHVLHRLEGILNKLTPQNFDRLFEQVKQINIDNAGTLAGVMSLIYDKALMKPTLCGMFANFCYHLSEELPDFIEDDEKITFKRLLLNKCQEEFERGEREREETNRPEEEGETQQSRKEREKKRIQALRLKLGNIKLMGELYKKRMLTERIMHECIKKLLGQYQNPDEQDVEVLCKLMSTIGEIIDHRKAKVHMDAYFDMMAKLSDNMKLSSRVRSMLKDSIDLRKNQWQQRRKVEGPKKIEEVHREDTSERQAQSIRLTRGHGSSMGSSYRRQQPTDFAPTGAFRALPQLQPGYDVQDFRYNERPPSEK; translated from the exons ATGTCTGGAACAACAAGCCGATCTTGTAGCAGCAGCTCTGGTGGTGCTAACAAGAATCACGATGCTCGAGGCGGCGAGGCAAACCCCCCTCCACCCAATACAAG CTTTGAGAAGCCTAGTAATGTGGAAGGAGAGCAAACTTGGGTTATGAATGGTGGTGTGAATTCCGATTCCAGTAGTAATGCTGATTTGCCTGCTAATG GAGGAGCTGATGTACAGCTTGGTGTTAAGCAGGCTGTTGTGGCATCTCAGAAAAGCACCAGGAGTGTGCGAGAAGCTACAGCGACGAATGTTCCTGCCGTCAGCTCCAGCATAATGGCTTCCTCTACCCTTGTCGAAG GTGGAGGTTTTCCGCTGCAGTTTGGATCAGTAAGTCCTGCTTTGATGCAG GTACCTCATCCAACTAGCTCAACACCTCCAAATATGGATAACCAGAAACGAGACCAG GCTCTTTATAATGATTACTTAAGAGCTGCACCAGTTCTGCGCCAGTTGGAAGGTATTCTAGACAAGTTAACTCCACAAACCTTTGATAGACTATTCGAGCAAGTCAAACAAGTTAATATTGACAATTCCGGTACTCTAGCTGGTGTGATATTCCTAATACATGACAGAGCTCTGATGAAACCggcattttgtaaaatttatgcTGACTTCTGCTATCGTCTTTCTCGTGAGTTGCCTGATTTTAGTGAAAACAAtgaaaaaattacttttaaaagGCTCCTTATAAACAAGTGCCAGGAGGAGTTCGAGAGAGGTGAGAGTGAACAAGAAGAAGCTAACAGGcccgaagaagaagaagctgagACTAAGCAGTCCGACGAAGAAGGGAGAAAAAAGAGAATCCAGGCACGAAGGCGAAAGTTGGGCAACATCATACTAATTGGGGAATTATACAAGAAAAAGATGTTGACAGAAAGAATCATGCATGAATGCATTAAAAAATTGTTGATTCAGTATCAGAATCCTGACGAGGAAGATGCAGAAATATTGTGCGAATTGATGAGCACAATTGGACGGATGATTGACCATCCCAAAGCCAAGGTTCACATGGATGCATATTTCGACAAAATGGCCAAGCTgtctaataacatgaaactttCTTCTAGGGTGAGATTTATGCTGACAGACTTAATTGACCTGCGGAAGAATCAATGGCAGCAGAGGTGGAAAGCTGAAGGTCCAAAAAAGATCGAAAAAGTGCATAGAGAGGCTGCCAATGCACGGCAAACTCAATCTAATTGGTTTACTGGTAGACCAAGTATGGGATTTTCTTATAGACGTCAGCAATCCATAGACTATGCATCAGGAGGATCTAGTATATCACATGCCGCTGCTCGGGGTGCTTACGGTGCACATTCAGATTTACATG GAGGAGTTGATGCACAGGTCAGTGTCAAGCCGGCTATTATGTCATCTCAAAACATCACCAGGGGTGGGCCAAAAGTTCCAGCTGTGAATGCTTCTGCTGTAAGCTCCAGTATAATGCCCCCCTCAACCCTTGTAAAAG GTGAAGGTTTTCCACTGCAGTTGGGATCAACAAGTTCTGGTTCGATGCAG GTAACCGCTCGAACTAGCTCAGCACTTCCAAATTTGGATGAACAGAAACAAGAACAG GCTCGTTATGATTTCGTGAGAGCTGCACATGTTCTGCACCGGTTGGAAGGTATTCTAAATAAGTTAACTCCACAAAACTTTGATAGACTATTCGAGCAAGTCAAACAGATTAATATCGACAATGCTGGTACTTTAGCTGGTGTAATGTCCCTAATATATGATAAAGCTCTTATGAAACCGACATTGTGTGGAATGTTTGCCAACTTCTGCTATCATCTGTCTGAGGAGTTGCCTGATTTTATTGAAGACGAtgaaaaaattacttttaagaGGTTACTCTTAAACAAGTGCCAGGAGGAGTTCGAGAGAGGTGAGAGAGAACGAGAAGAAACTAACAGACCTGAAGAGGAAGGTGAGACTCAGCAGTCTCGTAAAGAAAGGGAAAAAAAGAGAATCCAAGCACTAAGGTTAAAGTTGGGCAACATCAAACTAATGGGGGAATTAtacaagaaaaggatgttgacagagagaatcatgcatgaatgCATTAAAAAACTGTTGGGTCAGTATCAAAATCCTGACGAGCAAGATGTAGAAGTATTGTGCAAACTAATGAGCACGATTGGAGAGATTATTGACCATCGCAAAGCCAAGGTCCACATGGATGCATATTTCGACATGATGGCCAAGCTTTCTGATAATATGAAACTTTCTTCAAGGGTAAGGTCCATGCTGAAGGACTCAATTGACCTGCGAAAGAATCAATGGCAGCAGAGGAGGAAAGTTGAAGGTCCAAAAAAGATCGAGGAAGTGCATAGAGAAGATACCAGTGAACGACAAGCTCAATCTATTAGGTTGACTCGTGGTCATGGATCAAGTATGGGGTCATCTTATAGACGCCAGCAACCTACAGACTTTGCTCCAACTGGTGCTTTTCGTGCGTTACCACAACTACAACCTGGATATGACGTTCAAGATTTTCGTTATAATGAGAGACCCCCTTCTGAGAAATAG
- the LOC108196917 gene encoding uncharacterized protein LOC108196917 isoform X3 yields MSGTTSRSCSSSSGGANKNHDARGGEANPPPPNTSFEKPSNVEGEQTWVMNGGVNSDSSSNADLPANGGADVQLGVKQAVVASQKSTRSVREATATNVPAVSSSIMASSTLVEVGSTGGGFPLQFGSVSPALMQVPHPTSSTPPNMDNQKRDQALYNDYLRAAPVLRQLEGILDKLTPQTFDRLFEQVKQVNIDNSGTLAGVIFLIHDRALMKPAFCKIYADFCYRLSRELPDFSENNEKITFKRLLINKCQEEFERGESEQEEANRPEEEEAETKQSDEEGRKKRIQARRRKLGNIILIGELYKKKMLTERIMHECIKKLLIQYQNPDEEDAEILCELMSTIGRMIDHPKAKVHMDAYFDKMAKLSNNMKLSSRVRFMLTDLIDLRKNQWQQRWKAEGPKKIEKVHREAANARQTQSNWFTGRPSMGFSYRRQQSIDYASGGSSISHAAARGAYGAHSDLHGGVDAQVSVKPAIMSSQNITRGGPKVPAVNASAVSSSIMPPSTLVKGEGFPLQLGSTSSGSMQVTARTSSALPNLDEQKQEQARYDFVRAAHVLHRLEGILNKLTPQNFDRLFEQVKQINIDNAGTLAGVMSLIYDKALMKPTLCGMFANFCYHLSEELPDFIEDDEKITFKRLLLNKCQEEFERGEREREETNRPEEEGETQQSRKEREKKRIQALRLKLGNIKLMGELYKKRMLTERIMHECIKKLLGQYQNPDEQDVEVLCKLMSTIGEIIDHRKAKVHMDAYFDMMAKLSDNMKLSSRVRSMLKDSIDLRKNQWQQRRKVEGPKKIEEVHREDTSERQAQSIRLTRGHGSSMGSSYRRQQPTDFAPTGAFRALPQLQPGYDVQDFRYNERPPSEK; encoded by the exons ATGTCTGGAACAACAAGCCGATCTTGTAGCAGCAGCTCTGGTGGTGCTAACAAGAATCACGATGCTCGAGGCGGCGAGGCAAACCCCCCTCCACCCAATACAAG CTTTGAGAAGCCTAGTAATGTGGAAGGAGAGCAAACTTGGGTTATGAATGGTGGTGTGAATTCCGATTCCAGTAGTAATGCTGATTTGCCTGCTAATG GAGGAGCTGATGTACAGCTTGGTGTTAAGCAGGCTGTTGTGGCATCTCAGAAAAGCACCAGGAGTGTGCGAGAAGCTACAGCGACGAATGTTCCTGCCGTCAGCTCCAGCATAATGGCTTCCTCTACCCTTGTCGAAG TTGGTAGTACAGGTGGAGGTTTTCCGCTGCAGTTTGGATCAGTAAGTCCTGCTTTGATGCAG GTACCTCATCCAACTAGCTCAACACCTCCAAATATGGATAACCAGAAACGAGACCAG GCTCTTTATAATGATTACTTAAGAGCTGCACCAGTTCTGCGCCAGTTGGAAGGTATTCTAGACAAGTTAACTCCACAAACCTTTGATAGACTATTCGAGCAAGTCAAACAAGTTAATATTGACAATTCCGGTACTCTAGCTGGTGTGATATTCCTAATACATGACAGAGCTCTGATGAAACCggcattttgtaaaatttatgcTGACTTCTGCTATCGTCTTTCTCGTGAGTTGCCTGATTTTAGTGAAAACAAtgaaaaaattacttttaaaagGCTCCTTATAAACAAGTGCCAGGAGGAGTTCGAGAGAGGTGAGAGTGAACAAGAAGAAGCTAACAGGcccgaagaagaagaagctgagACTAAGCAGTCCGACGAAGAAGGGAGAAAAAAGAGAATCCAGGCACGAAGGCGAAAGTTGGGCAACATCATACTAATTGGGGAATTATACAAGAAAAAGATGTTGACAGAAAGAATCATGCATGAATGCATTAAAAAATTGTTGATTCAGTATCAGAATCCTGACGAGGAAGATGCAGAAATATTGTGCGAATTGATGAGCACAATTGGACGGATGATTGACCATCCCAAAGCCAAGGTTCACATGGATGCATATTTCGACAAAATGGCCAAGCTgtctaataacatgaaactttCTTCTAGGGTGAGATTTATGCTGACAGACTTAATTGACCTGCGGAAGAATCAATGGCAGCAGAGGTGGAAAGCTGAAGGTCCAAAAAAGATCGAAAAAGTGCATAGAGAGGCTGCCAATGCACGGCAAACTCAATCTAATTGGTTTACTGGTAGACCAAGTATGGGATTTTCTTATAGACGTCAGCAATCCATAGACTATGCATCAGGAGGATCTAGTATATCACATGCCGCTGCTCGGGGTGCTTACGGTGCACATTCAGATTTACATG GAGGAGTTGATGCACAGGTCAGTGTCAAGCCGGCTATTATGTCATCTCAAAACATCACCAGGGGTGGGCCAAAAGTTCCAGCTGTGAATGCTTCTGCTGTAAGCTCCAGTATAATGCCCCCCTCAACCCTTGTAAAAG GTGAAGGTTTTCCACTGCAGTTGGGATCAACAAGTTCTGGTTCGATGCAG GTAACCGCTCGAACTAGCTCAGCACTTCCAAATTTGGATGAACAGAAACAAGAACAG GCTCGTTATGATTTCGTGAGAGCTGCACATGTTCTGCACCGGTTGGAAGGTATTCTAAATAAGTTAACTCCACAAAACTTTGATAGACTATTCGAGCAAGTCAAACAGATTAATATCGACAATGCTGGTACTTTAGCTGGTGTAATGTCCCTAATATATGATAAAGCTCTTATGAAACCGACATTGTGTGGAATGTTTGCCAACTTCTGCTATCATCTGTCTGAGGAGTTGCCTGATTTTATTGAAGACGAtgaaaaaattacttttaagaGGTTACTCTTAAACAAGTGCCAGGAGGAGTTCGAGAGAGGTGAGAGAGAACGAGAAGAAACTAACAGACCTGAAGAGGAAGGTGAGACTCAGCAGTCTCGTAAAGAAAGGGAAAAAAAGAGAATCCAAGCACTAAGGTTAAAGTTGGGCAACATCAAACTAATGGGGGAATTAtacaagaaaaggatgttgacagagagaatcatgcatgaatgCATTAAAAAACTGTTGGGTCAGTATCAAAATCCTGACGAGCAAGATGTAGAAGTATTGTGCAAACTAATGAGCACGATTGGAGAGATTATTGACCATCGCAAAGCCAAGGTCCACATGGATGCATATTTCGACATGATGGCCAAGCTTTCTGATAATATGAAACTTTCTTCAAGGGTAAGGTCCATGCTGAAGGACTCAATTGACCTGCGAAAGAATCAATGGCAGCAGAGGAGGAAAGTTGAAGGTCCAAAAAAGATCGAGGAAGTGCATAGAGAAGATACCAGTGAACGACAAGCTCAATCTATTAGGTTGACTCGTGGTCATGGATCAAGTATGGGGTCATCTTATAGACGCCAGCAACCTACAGACTTTGCTCCAACTGGTGCTTTTCGTGCGTTACCACAACTACAACCTGGATATGACGTTCAAGATTTTCGTTATAATGAGAGACCCCCTTCTGAGAAATAG
- the LOC108196917 gene encoding uncharacterized protein LOC108196917 isoform X2, translating to MSGTTSRSCSSSSGGANKNHDARGGEANPPPPNTSFEKPSNVEGEQTWVMNGGVNSDSSSNADLPANGGADVQLGVKQAVVASQKSTRSVREATATNVPAVSSSIMASSTLVEGGGFPLQFGSVSPALMQVPHPTSSTPPNMDNQKRDQALYNDYLRAAPVLRQLEGILDKLTPQTFDRLFEQVKQVNIDNSGTLAGVIFLIHDRALMKPAFCKIYADFCYRLSRELPDFSENNEKITFKRLLINKCQEEFERGESEQEEANRPEEEEAETKQSDEEGRKKRIQARRRKLGNIILIGELYKKKMLTERIMHECIKKLLIQYQNPDEEDAEILCELMSTIGRMIDHPKAKVHMDAYFDKMAKLSNNMKLSSRVRFMLTDLIDLRKNQWQQRWKAEGPKKIEKVHREAANARQTQSNWFTGRPSMGFSYRRQQSIDYASGGSSISHAAARGAYGAHSDLHGGVDAQVSVKPAIMSSQNITRGGPKVPAVNASAVSSSIMPPSTLVKGEGFPLQLGSTSSGSMQVGLRSVGKSVTARTSSALPNLDEQKQEQARYDFVRAAHVLHRLEGILNKLTPQNFDRLFEQVKQINIDNAGTLAGVMSLIYDKALMKPTLCGMFANFCYHLSEELPDFIEDDEKITFKRLLLNKCQEEFERGEREREETNRPEEEGETQQSRKEREKKRIQALRLKLGNIKLMGELYKKRMLTERIMHECIKKLLGQYQNPDEQDVEVLCKLMSTIGEIIDHRKAKVHMDAYFDMMAKLSDNMKLSSRVRSMLKDSIDLRKNQWQQRRKVEGPKKIEEVHREDTSERQAQSIRLTRGHGSSMGSSYRRQQPTDFAPTGAFRALPQLQPGYDVQDFRYNERPPSEK from the exons ATGTCTGGAACAACAAGCCGATCTTGTAGCAGCAGCTCTGGTGGTGCTAACAAGAATCACGATGCTCGAGGCGGCGAGGCAAACCCCCCTCCACCCAATACAAG CTTTGAGAAGCCTAGTAATGTGGAAGGAGAGCAAACTTGGGTTATGAATGGTGGTGTGAATTCCGATTCCAGTAGTAATGCTGATTTGCCTGCTAATG GAGGAGCTGATGTACAGCTTGGTGTTAAGCAGGCTGTTGTGGCATCTCAGAAAAGCACCAGGAGTGTGCGAGAAGCTACAGCGACGAATGTTCCTGCCGTCAGCTCCAGCATAATGGCTTCCTCTACCCTTGTCGAAG GTGGAGGTTTTCCGCTGCAGTTTGGATCAGTAAGTCCTGCTTTGATGCAG GTACCTCATCCAACTAGCTCAACACCTCCAAATATGGATAACCAGAAACGAGACCAG GCTCTTTATAATGATTACTTAAGAGCTGCACCAGTTCTGCGCCAGTTGGAAGGTATTCTAGACAAGTTAACTCCACAAACCTTTGATAGACTATTCGAGCAAGTCAAACAAGTTAATATTGACAATTCCGGTACTCTAGCTGGTGTGATATTCCTAATACATGACAGAGCTCTGATGAAACCggcattttgtaaaatttatgcTGACTTCTGCTATCGTCTTTCTCGTGAGTTGCCTGATTTTAGTGAAAACAAtgaaaaaattacttttaaaagGCTCCTTATAAACAAGTGCCAGGAGGAGTTCGAGAGAGGTGAGAGTGAACAAGAAGAAGCTAACAGGcccgaagaagaagaagctgagACTAAGCAGTCCGACGAAGAAGGGAGAAAAAAGAGAATCCAGGCACGAAGGCGAAAGTTGGGCAACATCATACTAATTGGGGAATTATACAAGAAAAAGATGTTGACAGAAAGAATCATGCATGAATGCATTAAAAAATTGTTGATTCAGTATCAGAATCCTGACGAGGAAGATGCAGAAATATTGTGCGAATTGATGAGCACAATTGGACGGATGATTGACCATCCCAAAGCCAAGGTTCACATGGATGCATATTTCGACAAAATGGCCAAGCTgtctaataacatgaaactttCTTCTAGGGTGAGATTTATGCTGACAGACTTAATTGACCTGCGGAAGAATCAATGGCAGCAGAGGTGGAAAGCTGAAGGTCCAAAAAAGATCGAAAAAGTGCATAGAGAGGCTGCCAATGCACGGCAAACTCAATCTAATTGGTTTACTGGTAGACCAAGTATGGGATTTTCTTATAGACGTCAGCAATCCATAGACTATGCATCAGGAGGATCTAGTATATCACATGCCGCTGCTCGGGGTGCTTACGGTGCACATTCAGATTTACATG GAGGAGTTGATGCACAGGTCAGTGTCAAGCCGGCTATTATGTCATCTCAAAACATCACCAGGGGTGGGCCAAAAGTTCCAGCTGTGAATGCTTCTGCTGTAAGCTCCAGTATAATGCCCCCCTCAACCCTTGTAAAAG GTGAAGGTTTTCCACTGCAGTTGGGATCAACAAGTTCTGGTTCGATGCAGGTAGGGTTGAGATCTGTTGGAAAGAGT GTAACCGCTCGAACTAGCTCAGCACTTCCAAATTTGGATGAACAGAAACAAGAACAG GCTCGTTATGATTTCGTGAGAGCTGCACATGTTCTGCACCGGTTGGAAGGTATTCTAAATAAGTTAACTCCACAAAACTTTGATAGACTATTCGAGCAAGTCAAACAGATTAATATCGACAATGCTGGTACTTTAGCTGGTGTAATGTCCCTAATATATGATAAAGCTCTTATGAAACCGACATTGTGTGGAATGTTTGCCAACTTCTGCTATCATCTGTCTGAGGAGTTGCCTGATTTTATTGAAGACGAtgaaaaaattacttttaagaGGTTACTCTTAAACAAGTGCCAGGAGGAGTTCGAGAGAGGTGAGAGAGAACGAGAAGAAACTAACAGACCTGAAGAGGAAGGTGAGACTCAGCAGTCTCGTAAAGAAAGGGAAAAAAAGAGAATCCAAGCACTAAGGTTAAAGTTGGGCAACATCAAACTAATGGGGGAATTAtacaagaaaaggatgttgacagagagaatcatgcatgaatgCATTAAAAAACTGTTGGGTCAGTATCAAAATCCTGACGAGCAAGATGTAGAAGTATTGTGCAAACTAATGAGCACGATTGGAGAGATTATTGACCATCGCAAAGCCAAGGTCCACATGGATGCATATTTCGACATGATGGCCAAGCTTTCTGATAATATGAAACTTTCTTCAAGGGTAAGGTCCATGCTGAAGGACTCAATTGACCTGCGAAAGAATCAATGGCAGCAGAGGAGGAAAGTTGAAGGTCCAAAAAAGATCGAGGAAGTGCATAGAGAAGATACCAGTGAACGACAAGCTCAATCTATTAGGTTGACTCGTGGTCATGGATCAAGTATGGGGTCATCTTATAGACGCCAGCAACCTACAGACTTTGCTCCAACTGGTGCTTTTCGTGCGTTACCACAACTACAACCTGGATATGACGTTCAAGATTTTCGTTATAATGAGAGACCCCCTTCTGAGAAATAG
- the LOC108196917 gene encoding uncharacterized protein LOC108196917 isoform X1 produces MSGTTSRSCSSSSGGANKNHDARGGEANPPPPNTSFEKPSNVEGEQTWVMNGGVNSDSSSNADLPANGGADVQLGVKQAVVASQKSTRSVREATATNVPAVSSSIMASSTLVEVGSTGGGFPLQFGSVSPALMQVPHPTSSTPPNMDNQKRDQALYNDYLRAAPVLRQLEGILDKLTPQTFDRLFEQVKQVNIDNSGTLAGVIFLIHDRALMKPAFCKIYADFCYRLSRELPDFSENNEKITFKRLLINKCQEEFERGESEQEEANRPEEEEAETKQSDEEGRKKRIQARRRKLGNIILIGELYKKKMLTERIMHECIKKLLIQYQNPDEEDAEILCELMSTIGRMIDHPKAKVHMDAYFDKMAKLSNNMKLSSRVRFMLTDLIDLRKNQWQQRWKAEGPKKIEKVHREAANARQTQSNWFTGRPSMGFSYRRQQSIDYASGGSSISHAAARGAYGAHSDLHGGVDAQVSVKPAIMSSQNITRGGPKVPAVNASAVSSSIMPPSTLVKGEGFPLQLGSTSSGSMQVGLRSVGKSVTARTSSALPNLDEQKQEQARYDFVRAAHVLHRLEGILNKLTPQNFDRLFEQVKQINIDNAGTLAGVMSLIYDKALMKPTLCGMFANFCYHLSEELPDFIEDDEKITFKRLLLNKCQEEFERGEREREETNRPEEEGETQQSRKEREKKRIQALRLKLGNIKLMGELYKKRMLTERIMHECIKKLLGQYQNPDEQDVEVLCKLMSTIGEIIDHRKAKVHMDAYFDMMAKLSDNMKLSSRVRSMLKDSIDLRKNQWQQRRKVEGPKKIEEVHREDTSERQAQSIRLTRGHGSSMGSSYRRQQPTDFAPTGAFRALPQLQPGYDVQDFRYNERPPSEK; encoded by the exons ATGTCTGGAACAACAAGCCGATCTTGTAGCAGCAGCTCTGGTGGTGCTAACAAGAATCACGATGCTCGAGGCGGCGAGGCAAACCCCCCTCCACCCAATACAAG CTTTGAGAAGCCTAGTAATGTGGAAGGAGAGCAAACTTGGGTTATGAATGGTGGTGTGAATTCCGATTCCAGTAGTAATGCTGATTTGCCTGCTAATG GAGGAGCTGATGTACAGCTTGGTGTTAAGCAGGCTGTTGTGGCATCTCAGAAAAGCACCAGGAGTGTGCGAGAAGCTACAGCGACGAATGTTCCTGCCGTCAGCTCCAGCATAATGGCTTCCTCTACCCTTGTCGAAG TTGGTAGTACAGGTGGAGGTTTTCCGCTGCAGTTTGGATCAGTAAGTCCTGCTTTGATGCAG GTACCTCATCCAACTAGCTCAACACCTCCAAATATGGATAACCAGAAACGAGACCAG GCTCTTTATAATGATTACTTAAGAGCTGCACCAGTTCTGCGCCAGTTGGAAGGTATTCTAGACAAGTTAACTCCACAAACCTTTGATAGACTATTCGAGCAAGTCAAACAAGTTAATATTGACAATTCCGGTACTCTAGCTGGTGTGATATTCCTAATACATGACAGAGCTCTGATGAAACCggcattttgtaaaatttatgcTGACTTCTGCTATCGTCTTTCTCGTGAGTTGCCTGATTTTAGTGAAAACAAtgaaaaaattacttttaaaagGCTCCTTATAAACAAGTGCCAGGAGGAGTTCGAGAGAGGTGAGAGTGAACAAGAAGAAGCTAACAGGcccgaagaagaagaagctgagACTAAGCAGTCCGACGAAGAAGGGAGAAAAAAGAGAATCCAGGCACGAAGGCGAAAGTTGGGCAACATCATACTAATTGGGGAATTATACAAGAAAAAGATGTTGACAGAAAGAATCATGCATGAATGCATTAAAAAATTGTTGATTCAGTATCAGAATCCTGACGAGGAAGATGCAGAAATATTGTGCGAATTGATGAGCACAATTGGACGGATGATTGACCATCCCAAAGCCAAGGTTCACATGGATGCATATTTCGACAAAATGGCCAAGCTgtctaataacatgaaactttCTTCTAGGGTGAGATTTATGCTGACAGACTTAATTGACCTGCGGAAGAATCAATGGCAGCAGAGGTGGAAAGCTGAAGGTCCAAAAAAGATCGAAAAAGTGCATAGAGAGGCTGCCAATGCACGGCAAACTCAATCTAATTGGTTTACTGGTAGACCAAGTATGGGATTTTCTTATAGACGTCAGCAATCCATAGACTATGCATCAGGAGGATCTAGTATATCACATGCCGCTGCTCGGGGTGCTTACGGTGCACATTCAGATTTACATG GAGGAGTTGATGCACAGGTCAGTGTCAAGCCGGCTATTATGTCATCTCAAAACATCACCAGGGGTGGGCCAAAAGTTCCAGCTGTGAATGCTTCTGCTGTAAGCTCCAGTATAATGCCCCCCTCAACCCTTGTAAAAG GTGAAGGTTTTCCACTGCAGTTGGGATCAACAAGTTCTGGTTCGATGCAGGTAGGGTTGAGATCTGTTGGAAAGAGT GTAACCGCTCGAACTAGCTCAGCACTTCCAAATTTGGATGAACAGAAACAAGAACAG GCTCGTTATGATTTCGTGAGAGCTGCACATGTTCTGCACCGGTTGGAAGGTATTCTAAATAAGTTAACTCCACAAAACTTTGATAGACTATTCGAGCAAGTCAAACAGATTAATATCGACAATGCTGGTACTTTAGCTGGTGTAATGTCCCTAATATATGATAAAGCTCTTATGAAACCGACATTGTGTGGAATGTTTGCCAACTTCTGCTATCATCTGTCTGAGGAGTTGCCTGATTTTATTGAAGACGAtgaaaaaattacttttaagaGGTTACTCTTAAACAAGTGCCAGGAGGAGTTCGAGAGAGGTGAGAGAGAACGAGAAGAAACTAACAGACCTGAAGAGGAAGGTGAGACTCAGCAGTCTCGTAAAGAAAGGGAAAAAAAGAGAATCCAAGCACTAAGGTTAAAGTTGGGCAACATCAAACTAATGGGGGAATTAtacaagaaaaggatgttgacagagagaatcatgcatgaatgCATTAAAAAACTGTTGGGTCAGTATCAAAATCCTGACGAGCAAGATGTAGAAGTATTGTGCAAACTAATGAGCACGATTGGAGAGATTATTGACCATCGCAAAGCCAAGGTCCACATGGATGCATATTTCGACATGATGGCCAAGCTTTCTGATAATATGAAACTTTCTTCAAGGGTAAGGTCCATGCTGAAGGACTCAATTGACCTGCGAAAGAATCAATGGCAGCAGAGGAGGAAAGTTGAAGGTCCAAAAAAGATCGAGGAAGTGCATAGAGAAGATACCAGTGAACGACAAGCTCAATCTATTAGGTTGACTCGTGGTCATGGATCAAGTATGGGGTCATCTTATAGACGCCAGCAACCTACAGACTTTGCTCCAACTGGTGCTTTTCGTGCGTTACCACAACTACAACCTGGATATGACGTTCAAGATTTTCGTTATAATGAGAGACCCCCTTCTGAGAAATAG